aaattggCCAACGTAcatacctaataataataataatataaaaaatacctgcaacattttaaaatgtctaaaattaaCTAAGACAAATCACTTTTTTATTTGCAACAACttaataaaatgacagaaaaataagCTTAAACAGTTATCGGAGAAGAGATCAAGGCagcataatgcaatttaaaattgTACGTAAAaggaaaaacacatacaaatCAGGAATTTCTGTTAAAATATACACTATTAACTAACACATATTTTATCCTACTGTGTCTTAAACACTGATTTTTGCTGCTTCAGTAATAAATAGAAgctataaaagaaaataaatggatgaagaGAGGAAATGCCTGCAATGGGATATGCAGTTATACAGTAAATAACATTGaaatcatattaaataaaattcctttgtgttactttttctattcgttaaatttattttttaaatgctaacaAAATGTACTAATCCCTCAACAACTCCAAGTGtgcatgtttaacactgcattaTTAACACTTGTACTTAACACTTGTATTGGCTTGTATTGGTTTCTGTCCGTGTAGGACAGTGAGGACGGATCTTCCTTTGATGTAACAGTGCTGGACTTTGACCTCTGAGGGTGCAGCTCTTGTTGACCACGAAGAGCAAAATTCCACACAGTAAGTGTAATGACTTACGCTATACAGCGCTTTAAATCTCAGATTAACACTTTGACACATATTAAGGGTCTGTGTATATACAACAGTTTTATTGTATTCGTTACAGTTTTCGCTGTACAATTTACATCATATTTACAAAGATAAGAAATGTTGAAATGAACAAAAACAGTTTAGCTATgtacacaatttataaatattcattaaaacagaatatatattaaacatttaaacaagttATTTCTGCTCATTGTGCAAACAAACTTTGTATAAAACCCTGTAGGATGTTTAAAATCCCAACAGAATCACATATTATTATGAAGAGCCCTCCAGTGATGTTGGTAAACTAGATATTTACAAGCAAAGAagtttgaaaagtttttttttttttttttgctcaagatattatttcaaaatatgaataaatcatTCTGCTCTCACTGAGAGCAAACACTTGTGCAAACACAGCACAGttttatcaaaaaacaaatgtcttCATTAAATATACGTAAGATAAATATGTCACAATTATTGGCTCTACCATGAATTTATATGCATATTCctgttttttaaatacattttcttgaCTAGAAATAGAAAATCCTTCTACCAACACCTTTTTCACAGGGCTATAAATATGAGGTAACACAAAGACTAAAGTCTCTCAGTTATTCATCACAGTGGTTAAAACCAAGGAACAGAGctgtgttttaagaaaaaaaaaagttgttgagCTTCACAAAATGGGAAGTGGCTAAAAGAAAATaccaaaaaacagaaaaatttcCCTTTTGATCATTATGGCAATAATTAACAAGCGCAACTTAGTTGTAGGTGTTATGAATTGGCTGAAAGTCAATGTGTTTTTTGTTCAAACGCACTGTTAGGATGGTTCGAGCggtaaacatttttttcaagaatCACGACCGGAGAACTGCAAATGTTAGTTGAATCTTAGAGTCAAAAAGTCTCTAAAACTACAAGCCAACCTCACCAAAATCACAACAAACTCTCTGAAAGggtttgaaaaaaaagaaaaaactcttACTGTTATCCAAAATCGAACGACTTAATTTCTTTGTTAATATTTTGAGCAAAAGATCctaaatatgaaataattttttttccttatattctttgctcatatttactaagggtgtttttattaacaaattatttcATAACTGTGAGGCTTTTTTCTTCATAATTTCAATCTTTGCATAGCCAGCATGTACTGTATAGCAGTCCTTGGAAAACCATGAGGATACCATGTTATCCGTATTTTTCTTCAAACCAGTCCAAGTACTCTGGAAAACTCTTACTGTGAGTTTGATCTGTTGATAAATCATGAATATGAGCCAGAAGAAAAGACGGACTCTGTATAATCAGGAGGAGGTTCCAGAGGAGACACTTCAGGCTTCAGGTTTAGCTGCAAATGTAGGAAGGAATCATGTTTTATCATTGACTTTTTCAGAAGGAAAATAgcttatttaaagggacagtccaccccaaaatgaaaattctgccatcatttactcatcatttaatttgtttgttttgttgaacacaaaagaagatattttgaagaatgttaaaaccTTGTTACTACTGACTTCCATagagtttgtttttcctactgtgaatttcagtgttcaaaaaaaaaaaaaactgggttggaacaagtcaaggatgagtaaatgatagcagaattttcatttttgggtgaactgtctctttaaaggcTATTTGCTATTAGTGGTGTAGATAACGCACCTCATTATAAGACGGAGGAGCCTCACAGAACTGGACTGTGCTGTAGCGTGGGGGTCTGTGCAGATCATCCTCAGATAAAGTGATGGGAATGACGTACACGGACGGCCTATCCATATGTCGAGCTTGAGCCTGTAGGCGCTCTATACGCTCCTTACGAAACCGCTGGAACATTTTACAGAAACCAGCACAGCAGATGGACAGCATCCCGAAGGATACGATAGGCATGAAGATCCTGAAAGAACCATATGTTTCTTAATGTAAGACATTTGTCTCTTTATGAAGTCATTTTCAATTAGCTTAGATAAAGAAGAATATAAGCCATTCATTTAACGTGTTGGTTGGCTACAGTGATAAAAGTATAGAAACGTAACAGaccatttttagatttttaggaGGAGGTAATAAGCTAAGAGTAAACTTCAAAGTTCATAAATCCTTTTTTACCATCATTTTGTACTccaaatgcaaaaacaaatatgGTTTTAATTCAGTTTGATAATCTCTAAAtgataaaattaaatcaaataaaataatatacagttttcagcatatttgagtacaccgcagtttaaaaatgaatatttttctcaatttctcagtgaatataggcaatgtattttggtgcatttaaacaaaacagatttattaaacagatatatttattcaaatattttaataaaaaaaaacatacatagaaattgaaagataatacaattaaattcaaaatattgcaagaaaaaaaaaacaacctgcaAAATTTCAACtgaatttttagttttatttttttttgcttttataaatttttcttcttttgtaaattttcatttcagatttttctataacatataaatttgggtgtactagttatCGGACTATATAATGtataaacacaaatataatattgtagcttcctattaaaaatattaatttaaaagagatttgtgagggttgtatttatgtatgctgagtactgtaaaattaaattaaattaaatgataaaaaattaaattatgataaaataaaccCACTATTGTGCTTTCATTCCTTTTTAAATTTAGATTCTTTATGTTAGGCTAAAGTAAAAACACTATGTAATGAACACCATGTTGCAGAAAAAAGATCTACTTCTGTGTTTCTTGTTCAGAAAGAGATTTCTTCTGAATTCCATCACCCATCCCTCTGTTTAGACTTTTAGAAATGCAATAGTATACATTTCTTACAAGATTGTGTATATGTTCTCAAGGCTGTTATAATTGACATCCAGCAAGTAAAAGTTTTGAACCTTTtgcaaatgttaaaaataaaatggacACATTTACTACTATTCATCCGCCTAATAtgtcaaaaacacaaatacattttcccccaagtggtgctcgctgcagagccatttgaagagagctgagctccagcgagggggagcttaagcttgagctccaccttttttgcacttcttttacgagtgatgtcactgggggtagggttaggggtggggttggtgtacgcattaaaacagcttacaggaggaggagcaacagctcatgctccccctcgctggagctcagctctcctcaaatggctctgcagtgagcatcCTCTCTTTTCCCTTGTCACCTACATTTAGGAATTACTTCAATATTACGCTAAAGGATAGCATATTTTTAATTCACAAAGGCAAAAACTgtgatttaaaatgattaaaagatgattccttgaatttactattttttaaggttttaaacttttttttgtttgtttacattcaacccatattaattgtttgcaacaattttgcagaagtcttttttttcagtgtatgtttatttaacatttttgttaacaattttaatatatatatatatatatatatatatatatatatatatatatatatatatatatatatatatatatatatatataaagacaacCTAACATTAGAGCACATAAGGATTACTGAAAGCAGTTATACATACTTAAATATTAGGAATTGATCATCATTATCCATGGCAATGAAGAATCTTTCAAGAAAATCCCTCAGATCTCAGAAAAAATCTGTTAGGAAATAAATGACATTTGAGGATGAGCATTAATATACATTGGATCATGAGTTGTTGAATTTCTGTTATAGCAGATTTGAGAAACTATAAATACTAAGACTAAATAGGTACAATAAGAAAGCAAGAGGTTAATATAATCATCAAATAAGAGTATTTCATGCCTAAAatattaacctcttaaggcccaaggagTTTttgtacatgcattttttatttctcttggcTATTTGGGATTATTGGAACctaataaaacctaagtatcatcttttgatatgatctACCTTTATAGAAAAATGATGTTCATATATGTGAACTCGTGTttcaaatttacataaaacaattttcctgactgttttttaatgcatatttaacaaataataaaaaaaatattttgactgtcagagtaaaaacaacattttttccccattttggacagttaaaaatagtgtttgggacattccATATGCTTCAAAACTGTTGTAGTTCCCTATACTAGGGtaggttggtctgctttgtccattcgtaggctcaagcattttcatattcttgtttacaaatctatactGGGTTTACTCCTGTCATATCTCCAGAATATGAAATAGAAAATTAGTAAAAAGCCTGTTCTTAACTATGGTCTTCGctcacaggatatttatttactttctgtccctaaagtgcggactgagatgggaaaaaaaggcttttaagtaCGCAGCACCTTTTG
This portion of the Danio rerio strain Tuebingen ecotype United States chromosome 3, GRCz12tu, whole genome shotgun sequence genome encodes:
- the si:dkey-283b1.6 gene encoding uncharacterized protein si:dkey-283b1.6 isoform X2, coding for MPIVSFGMLSICCAGFCKMFQRFRKERIERLQAQARHMDRPSVYVIPITLSEDDLHRPPRYSTVQFCEAPPSYNELNLKPEVSPLEPPPDYTESVFSSGSYS
- the si:dkey-283b1.6 gene encoding uncharacterized protein si:dkey-283b1.6 isoform X1, with product MDNDDQFLIFKIFMPIVSFGMLSICCAGFCKMFQRFRKERIERLQAQARHMDRPSVYVIPITLSEDDLHRPPRYSTVQFCEAPPSYNELNLKPEVSPLEPPPDYTESVFSSGSYS